In Halorussus limi, a genomic segment contains:
- a CDS encoding endonuclease MutS2, whose translation MELEAIPGVGSKTAAALSELDDPERALETGDVAELASAPGITEGRAAAIARGAVRRRHDDPGGFLATDRAKEIYRDALGLLKDRTVTSYGEKRLETLYPSGVESRIEEAREFAESALERSPDPDVLDALADVEPLSPPRDVSVRDRCLATADAERYTEAKDAIPELSVEVVEDARDLADLARGYSTVVALDEEFAGVAVDGDVRVEPDALERPAEVVPERVLAFYAANRECLQAAARVHRAAGIDPPLELDALEDALARVDSEGTVVGDDELDRLSRAVDDLDAAASTAESVANDALREAIEEQDVTVEGSDLLSLVEQGAGVDSLLARELSDEYAAAVEQAREELIDSLDLDSGEAEVARRAFSEEPTFPVERDEEVVSRLRDDLQAAKDRRATRRKRELAADLADRREDAERLVRTALELDVELAVARFARDFDCVMPEFTDSGFEIVGGRSPLLDVSFEAVEPVDYDVSGVALLSGVNSGGKTSTLDLVALVAILAHMGLPVPAESVRIERFGELHYHAKTQGTLDAGAFESTLREFAGLATGGERSSANGRASAADGSGGADGTNGANRLVLVDELESITEPGASAKIIAGILEELRGRDVTGVFVSHLAAEIREMADYDVPVDGIEAKGLEDGELVVNRSPVKNHLARSTPELIVEKLAGDSDGEFYDRLLEKF comes from the coding sequence ACCCCGGCGGCTTTCTGGCGACCGACCGAGCCAAGGAGATATACCGCGACGCGCTCGGCCTGCTCAAGGACCGGACCGTCACGAGTTACGGCGAGAAGCGCCTCGAGACGCTCTACCCGAGCGGCGTCGAGTCGCGCATCGAGGAGGCACGCGAGTTCGCCGAGTCGGCGCTGGAACGGTCCCCCGACCCCGACGTGTTGGACGCGCTCGCCGACGTGGAACCGCTCTCCCCGCCCCGCGACGTGTCGGTCCGCGACCGGTGTCTGGCGACCGCCGACGCCGAGCGGTACACCGAGGCGAAGGACGCGATTCCCGAACTGAGCGTCGAGGTGGTCGAGGACGCCCGCGACCTCGCGGACCTCGCGCGGGGCTACTCGACGGTGGTCGCGCTCGACGAGGAGTTCGCCGGCGTGGCCGTCGACGGCGACGTGCGGGTCGAACCCGACGCGCTGGAGCGCCCCGCGGAGGTCGTTCCCGAGCGCGTGCTGGCCTTCTACGCCGCGAACCGCGAGTGTCTGCAGGCCGCGGCGCGGGTCCACCGCGCCGCCGGCATCGACCCGCCGCTGGAGTTGGACGCGCTCGAAGACGCGCTGGCGCGGGTGGACTCGGAGGGGACCGTCGTCGGCGACGACGAGTTGGACCGCCTCTCGCGGGCCGTGGACGACCTCGACGCCGCGGCCTCGACCGCCGAGAGCGTCGCCAACGACGCGCTCCGGGAGGCCATCGAGGAGCAGGACGTGACCGTCGAGGGGTCGGACCTGCTCTCGCTGGTCGAGCAGGGCGCGGGCGTCGACTCGCTCCTCGCCCGGGAGTTGAGCGACGAGTACGCCGCCGCGGTCGAACAGGCCCGCGAGGAGCTAATCGACTCGCTCGACTTGGACTCGGGCGAGGCCGAGGTCGCCCGCCGGGCGTTCTCCGAGGAACCGACCTTCCCGGTCGAACGCGACGAGGAGGTCGTCTCGCGGCTTCGCGACGACCTGCAGGCCGCCAAGGACCGCCGGGCCACCCGCCGGAAGCGCGAACTCGCGGCCGACCTCGCGGACCGCCGCGAGGACGCCGAGCGACTGGTCCGGACCGCGCTGGAGTTGGACGTGGAGTTGGCCGTCGCGCGCTTCGCTCGGGACTTCGACTGCGTGATGCCGGAGTTCACGGACTCGGGCTTCGAAATCGTCGGCGGGCGCTCGCCCCTACTTGACGTGTCGTTCGAGGCGGTCGAACCGGTGGACTACGACGTGTCGGGCGTCGCGCTCCTCTCGGGCGTCAACAGCGGCGGGAAGACCTCGACGCTCGATTTGGTCGCGCTCGTCGCTATCTTGGCACACATGGGCCTGCCGGTGCCCGCCGAGTCGGTCCGCATCGAGCGATTCGGCGAACTCCACTACCACGCCAAGACGCAGGGCACCCTCGACGCCGGGGCCTTCGAGTCCACGCTCCGGGAGTTCGCGGGACTGGCGACCGGCGGCGAGCGGTCGTCGGCGAACGGCCGGGCGAGCGCCGCCGACGGGTCGGGCGGGGCCGACGGGACGAACGGCGCGAACCGACTGGTGCTGGTGGACGAACTGGAGAGCATCACCGAACCCGGCGCGAGCGCCAAGATAATCGCCGGAATCCTCGAGGAGTTGCGCGGCCGGGACGTGACCGGCGTGTTCGTCTCCCACCTCGCGGCCGAGATTCGGGAGATGGCCGACTACGACGTGCCGGTGGACGGCATCGAGGCGAAGGGACTGGAGGACGGCGAGTTGGTCGTGAACCGCTCGCCGGTGAAGAACCACCTCGCGCGCTCGACGCCCGAACTCATCGTGGAGAAACTGGCCGGGGACTCCGACGGGGAGTTCTACGACAGACTGCTGGAGAAGTTCTGA